In one window of Microbacterium natoriense DNA:
- a CDS encoding GNAT family N-acetyltransferase yields the protein MVTITTEVATTPRWDDVQHALTGGGDGASCQCIWPVLSNKDWNETTKEQRTEMLHAEIDAGPPPGIIAYVDGEAAGWIRVGPRTAQARVPRTRIIAAATEEPFDDDSVWAVTCFVVRREHRGQGINLALLRAAVEHAKSSGARLIEGYPVDTGGEKMRTNDLFHGTLGTYLAAGFEKKSEMKPGRTLVALGLTR from the coding sequence ATGGTGACGATCACGACCGAGGTGGCGACGACGCCTCGATGGGACGATGTGCAGCATGCCCTCACCGGCGGCGGAGACGGCGCGAGCTGCCAGTGCATCTGGCCTGTTCTGAGCAACAAGGACTGGAACGAGACCACGAAAGAGCAGCGCACCGAGATGCTGCACGCCGAGATCGATGCGGGTCCCCCGCCAGGAATCATCGCGTACGTCGACGGCGAGGCAGCCGGCTGGATCCGCGTCGGTCCGCGCACCGCTCAGGCGCGCGTACCGCGCACGCGCATCATCGCGGCCGCAACCGAAGAGCCCTTCGACGACGACAGCGTCTGGGCGGTCACCTGCTTCGTCGTGCGACGTGAACACCGCGGACAGGGCATAAATCTCGCGCTTCTGCGCGCCGCCGTCGAGCACGCGAAGTCCTCCGGAGCCCGTCTGATCGAGGGCTATCCGGTCGATACGGGCGGTGAGAAGATGCGCACGAACGATCTGTTCCACGGCACCCTGGGCACGTATCTCGCCGCCGGCTTCGAGAAGAAGTCCGAGATGAAGCCCGGGCGGACCCTCGTCGCACTCGGTCTCACCCGCTGA
- a CDS encoding segregation and condensation protein A gives MVPSRSDGTPPEAADGTAPSGFRVSLSNFDGPFDLLLNLISKHEMDITEVSLSAVTNEFISYLKELDGDRELDQASEFLVVAATLLDMKVAGLLPQGELVDAEAVALLEARDLLFARLLQYRAFKEVSAWFSRCLQREDRRHARAVRLDEKHRKKTPELVWSLTASDFAALAMLAFTPKEIPHVGLDHLHAPLISIREQAAIVVTLLRGAESLSFRELVAGISEPGIVVARFISVLELYRHAALSFEQLEPLGELTLRWSADHWSDESLATLGADYDR, from the coding sequence GTGGTGCCGTCGCGTAGCGATGGCACCCCGCCGGAGGCGGCAGACGGCACTGCGCCCTCCGGCTTCCGCGTCTCGCTGTCGAACTTCGACGGCCCCTTCGATCTGCTGCTGAACCTCATCTCCAAGCATGAGATGGACATCACCGAGGTGTCGCTCAGCGCGGTGACGAACGAGTTCATCTCGTATCTGAAAGAACTCGACGGTGATCGGGAGCTCGATCAGGCGTCGGAGTTCCTCGTGGTCGCCGCGACTCTGCTCGACATGAAGGTCGCCGGCCTCCTTCCCCAGGGCGAGCTGGTGGATGCCGAGGCCGTCGCCCTGCTCGAAGCGCGCGATCTGCTCTTCGCCCGGCTGCTGCAGTATCGCGCGTTCAAGGAGGTCTCGGCCTGGTTCTCGCGATGCCTGCAGCGGGAGGATCGCCGTCACGCGCGGGCGGTTCGTCTGGACGAGAAGCATCGCAAGAAGACGCCGGAGCTGGTCTGGTCGCTGACCGCATCCGACTTCGCCGCCCTTGCGATGCTGGCATTCACGCCCAAGGAGATCCCGCATGTCGGTCTCGATCATCTGCACGCTCCGCTCATCAGCATCCGCGAGCAGGCGGCGATCGTCGTGACGCTCCTGCGCGGAGCCGAGTCGCTGAGCTTCCGCGAGCTCGTCGCAGGGATCAGCGAACCGGGCATCGTGGTGGCACGATTCATCTCGGTGCTCGAGCTGTATCGGCACGCGGCGCTCTCCTTCGAACAACTCGAACCGCTCGGCGAGCTGACGCTGCGCTGGTCAGCCGACCACTGGTCGGACGAATCACTCGCGACCCTGGGGGCCGACTATGACCGATGA
- a CDS encoding prephenate dehydrogenase, which yields MTDTTSAPSAVRAAGAVAARITGTVRIVGTGLLGASIGHALRAKGVDVVLSDTSPAQQRLAIDYGAGRAPAAGDAPVLIVVAVPPDVTADVIQNELENHPDAVVTDVASVKLEPFRALSERGVDLRRYIGSHPLAGRERGGAISARADLFIGRPWVVCRDEETSAADLSLVEALALDVGATPLEMTPEEHDRSVALTSHVPQVVASLLAGRLAEAEEGALRLAGQGVRDTTRIAASAPELWVQILGANAAPVVEILDALAADLRDVSEALRAPEAPGARRAVAETIRHGNDGVERLPGKHGQNRRFESLVVMVDDTPGQLGRLFGELGELGVNVEDLRLEHSPGAQFGLAEISVDPAALHGAITGLTERGWRIAGNTND from the coding sequence GTGACCGACACGACCAGTGCGCCCAGCGCGGTCCGCGCTGCCGGCGCCGTCGCCGCGCGGATCACGGGCACGGTGCGCATCGTCGGCACCGGCCTGCTGGGCGCGAGCATCGGTCATGCACTGCGCGCGAAGGGCGTCGACGTCGTGCTCTCCGACACCTCGCCTGCGCAGCAGCGCCTCGCGATCGACTACGGCGCCGGTCGCGCACCCGCGGCTGGCGACGCGCCGGTGCTGATCGTCGTGGCGGTTCCGCCCGATGTCACTGCCGATGTCATCCAGAACGAGCTCGAGAATCACCCGGATGCGGTCGTCACGGACGTCGCGAGCGTGAAGCTCGAGCCGTTCCGAGCGCTGAGCGAACGCGGAGTCGACCTGCGGCGCTACATCGGCTCTCATCCGCTCGCCGGCCGCGAACGCGGGGGAGCGATCTCGGCACGCGCCGATCTGTTCATCGGTCGTCCGTGGGTGGTGTGCCGTGATGAGGAGACCTCAGCGGCCGACCTCTCCCTCGTCGAGGCCCTCGCCCTCGACGTCGGTGCGACGCCGCTGGAGATGACGCCGGAGGAGCACGACCGCTCGGTCGCGCTGACCTCCCACGTTCCGCAGGTGGTCGCGAGTCTGCTCGCGGGGCGTCTCGCCGAGGCCGAAGAGGGCGCCTTGCGCCTGGCCGGCCAGGGTGTGCGCGATACCACGCGGATCGCGGCATCCGCACCCGAACTGTGGGTGCAGATACTCGGCGCCAACGCGGCTCCCGTGGTGGAGATCCTCGATGCTCTCGCCGCCGATCTGCGTGACGTCTCCGAGGCGTTGCGCGCACCCGAGGCCCCGGGCGCCCGGCGCGCTGTCGCCGAGACCATCCGCCACGGCAACGACGGCGTCGAGCGTCTGCCGGGCAAGCACGGCCAGAACCGCCGCTTCGAGTCCCTCGTCGTGATGGTCGACGACACCCCCGGCCAGCTCGGGCGTCTGTTCGGCGAACTCGGCGAACTGGGTGTGAACGTCGAGGATCTGCGCCTCGAGCACTCACCCGGTGCGCAGTTCGGTCTCGCCGAGATCAGCGTCGACCCCGCCGCACTGCACGGGGCGATCACCGGACTCACCGAACGCGGCTGGCGGATCGCGGGGAACACGAATGACTGA
- a CDS encoding zinc-binding dehydrogenase, protein MEVTDLPVPTPGVGEVLVRTEAIGVGGVDVVIRRGGIAEATRDSGMIPGSEAAGVVTATGPDVDPAWVGRRVWAFTGISGGYAEYVIARADEIVALPSELSSVQAVTLGGAAPVAHFALERAHLVEGESVLVRGAAGSIGLAGVELAARAGAATIAVTTSSPERGERLRAFGATHVLDRAGAGDPNALGGFDVILDIVGGPDLPRFIERLAPNGRLIAVGVVGGFPPADFGTALLAGFRRSITFGTLSLDTVPRDEIARVRREMFDDAVRGVLSPVVHDTLPLSAAAEAHRLMDAGEVFGRIVLVP, encoded by the coding sequence ATGGAGGTGACGGACCTTCCCGTCCCCACGCCCGGAGTCGGCGAGGTCCTCGTTCGAACAGAGGCAATCGGCGTCGGCGGGGTCGATGTCGTGATCCGCCGTGGCGGGATCGCCGAAGCAACCCGCGACTCGGGGATGATCCCGGGAAGCGAGGCCGCCGGCGTCGTGACGGCGACGGGGCCCGACGTCGACCCTGCGTGGGTCGGCCGACGCGTCTGGGCGTTCACCGGGATCTCGGGCGGTTACGCCGAGTACGTGATCGCTCGCGCCGACGAGATCGTCGCGCTGCCATCCGAACTCTCGTCCGTCCAGGCCGTGACCCTGGGCGGCGCGGCACCGGTCGCGCATTTCGCGCTCGAACGTGCTCACCTCGTCGAGGGCGAATCCGTGCTCGTGCGGGGCGCCGCCGGGAGCATCGGCCTGGCCGGCGTTGAGCTGGCCGCCCGCGCCGGCGCCGCGACCATTGCCGTCACCACGTCATCCCCCGAGCGCGGGGAGCGACTGCGGGCGTTCGGCGCCACGCACGTGCTCGATCGCGCCGGCGCGGGCGACCCGAACGCACTGGGCGGATTCGACGTCATCCTCGACATCGTCGGCGGCCCCGATCTTCCCCGGTTCATCGAGCGACTCGCGCCCAACGGCCGCCTGATCGCCGTGGGCGTGGTCGGCGGATTCCCGCCCGCTGACTTCGGCACCGCGCTTCTGGCCGGTTTCCGCCGATCGATCACCTTCGGAACGCTCAGCCTCGACACCGTGCCGCGCGACGAGATCGCCCGGGTGCGACGCGAGATGTTCGACGACGCCGTTCGAGGCGTCCTCTCCCCCGTGGTTCACGACACTCTCCCGTTGAGCGCCGCCGCCGAAGCGCACCGACTCATGGATGCCGGTGAGGTGTTCGGGCGCATCGTGCTCGTACCCTGA
- the der gene encoding ribosome biogenesis GTPase Der → MDALDEQLAEQRAETLRAGLADYDLDDEDAALLAGITMGEDGIQFMPALPVVAIVGRPNVGKSALVNRILGRREAVVEDTPGVTRDRVTYKAEWNDRRFTLVDTGGWEPDARGIDRSVAAQAEVAIELCDVVLFVVDALVGATSTDEHVVKLLRKSGKPVFLVANKIDDARQEPEAAALWNLGLGEPYPVSAIHGRGVADLLDTLLKKLPEISAVAKQEIGGPRRVAILGRPNVGKSSLLNRAAGEERVVVNDLAGTTRDPVDEIVELGGKLWRFVDTAGIRRRVHMAQGADFYASLRTSAALEKAEVAVVVLDVSESISEQDVRIIDLVLESGRSLVLAFNKWDRLNDDDLENQDRRRYLEREIEQDLAHVAWAPRVNISAKTGRHLDKLVPALETSLENWDRRIPTGKFNAFLAELVAEHPHPLRGGKQPRILFGTQASTRPPTFVLFTTGFLDPGYRRFIQRRLRELYEFEGTPIVINMRVREKRQR, encoded by the coding sequence ATGGACGCGCTCGACGAGCAGCTCGCCGAGCAGCGCGCCGAGACACTGCGAGCGGGTCTCGCCGACTACGACCTGGACGATGAGGACGCCGCGCTCCTCGCCGGCATCACGATGGGCGAGGACGGCATCCAGTTCATGCCCGCCCTGCCGGTGGTGGCGATCGTCGGGCGCCCGAACGTGGGCAAGTCCGCGCTCGTGAACCGCATCCTCGGCCGCCGCGAGGCCGTCGTCGAGGACACCCCCGGTGTCACGCGCGACCGCGTCACCTACAAGGCCGAGTGGAACGACCGGCGCTTCACGCTCGTCGACACCGGAGGCTGGGAGCCCGACGCCCGCGGCATCGACCGCTCGGTGGCAGCTCAGGCCGAGGTCGCGATCGAGCTCTGCGACGTCGTGCTGTTCGTCGTCGACGCTCTGGTGGGCGCGACGTCGACCGACGAGCACGTCGTGAAGCTGCTGCGCAAGAGCGGCAAGCCGGTCTTCCTCGTCGCGAACAAGATCGATGACGCCCGCCAGGAGCCGGAGGCGGCCGCCCTCTGGAACCTGGGCCTCGGTGAGCCGTATCCCGTCTCCGCGATCCACGGTCGGGGCGTCGCCGACCTGCTCGACACCCTGCTGAAGAAGCTGCCGGAGATCTCTGCGGTGGCCAAGCAGGAGATCGGCGGACCGCGCCGCGTCGCGATCCTCGGCCGCCCGAACGTCGGCAAGTCGTCGCTGCTGAACAGGGCCGCAGGCGAGGAGCGCGTCGTCGTGAACGACCTCGCGGGAACCACCCGCGACCCGGTCGACGAGATCGTCGAACTCGGCGGCAAGCTGTGGCGCTTCGTCGACACCGCCGGCATCCGTCGTCGCGTGCACATGGCGCAGGGCGCCGACTTCTACGCCTCGCTGCGCACCTCGGCCGCACTCGAGAAGGCGGAGGTCGCGGTCGTCGTCCTCGACGTCTCCGAGTCGATCAGCGAGCAGGACGTGCGCATCATCGATCTGGTGCTGGAATCGGGTCGTTCGCTCGTGCTCGCGTTCAACAAGTGGGACCGTCTGAACGACGACGACCTCGAGAACCAGGATCGCCGTCGCTATCTCGAGCGAGAGATCGAGCAGGACCTCGCGCACGTCGCCTGGGCTCCTCGTGTGAACATCTCGGCGAAGACCGGCCGTCACCTCGACAAGCTGGTCCCGGCGCTCGAGACTTCGCTGGAGAACTGGGATCGCCGCATCCCGACCGGCAAGTTCAACGCGTTCCTCGCCGAGCTCGTCGCCGAGCACCCGCACCCGCTGCGTGGAGGCAAGCAGCCGCGCATCCTGTTCGGCACGCAGGCCTCGACGCGTCCGCCGACGTTCGTGCTCTTCACCACGGGCTTCCTCGACCCGGGCTATCGCCGGTTCATCCAGCGCCGCCTGCGGGAGCTGTACGAATTCGAAGGCACGCCGATCGTGATCAACATGCGCGTGCGCGAGAAGCGCCAGCGCTGA
- a CDS encoding lysoplasmalogenase: MTLRALAWAFAPYIILSAVHVILLAVDSPLAGPTKLGLMPLLAIPVLVSARRLKPRSVTVLLLVALLFSWLGDGAGAFFPVLPELPLMLGFFGVAHVAYIVLFARHLSRRRMPWWALIYVLWWIAMVIVIGPHSGDLLVAVAIYGLVLAGTAAFSTRCHPLVAVGGAFFLTSDSILAFRLFVPDALPEWSSPAVMLTYTVGQGLIVAGALASARAERSR; this comes from the coding sequence ATGACGCTCCGCGCACTGGCGTGGGCGTTCGCGCCCTACATCATCCTCTCGGCAGTCCACGTGATCCTGCTGGCCGTTGACAGCCCGCTCGCCGGGCCAACGAAGCTCGGCCTGATGCCGCTCCTCGCGATCCCGGTGCTCGTGTCGGCGCGGCGCTTGAAGCCACGCTCGGTGACGGTCTTGCTGCTGGTTGCGCTGCTGTTCTCGTGGCTGGGCGACGGCGCCGGCGCGTTCTTCCCCGTGCTTCCCGAACTGCCGCTCATGCTCGGGTTCTTCGGCGTCGCGCATGTGGCGTACATCGTGCTGTTCGCCCGTCACCTCTCCCGGCGCCGGATGCCCTGGTGGGCACTCATCTACGTGCTCTGGTGGATCGCCATGGTCATCGTGATCGGCCCGCACTCAGGCGATCTGCTCGTCGCCGTGGCGATCTACGGACTCGTGCTCGCCGGCACAGCCGCGTTCTCGACTCGGTGCCACCCGCTCGTCGCGGTGGGCGGCGCGTTCTTCCTGACGAGCGACTCGATCCTCGCCTTCCGGCTCTTCGTTCCCGACGCACTGCCCGAGTGGAGCAGCCCCGCCGTCATGCTCACGTATACGGTCGGGCAGGGACTCATCGTCGCCGGCGCGCTCGCCTCAGCCCGAGCAGAGAGGAGCCGCTGA
- a CDS encoding NYN domain-containing protein translates to MTVVPPAAGEPRRPLGPLNPGDAWVIADTGEKYWGRFGAAGLLAYDPSRGVLLQHRVAWSHFGGTWGLPGGALHEGESAIRGAVREAQEEAGVPDGSVRPRFTSVLDLDIWSYTTVVADVVEPFEPVISDPESVALAWVPVDEIDALPLHPGFGESWPLLRSLLDVRPVLVIDAANVVGSVPDGWWKDRAAAAGRLRDRLAGLAAPADDLGLDATTWFPQVSLVVEGQARSLADDDEIVVVRADAGGDDAIVDEAVRLTSLGRAVTVVTSDRALQSRAEAAGARILSARALLNTIGR, encoded by the coding sequence GTGACTGTCGTACCTCCTGCCGCCGGCGAACCGCGTCGGCCACTCGGCCCGCTGAACCCCGGTGACGCCTGGGTGATCGCGGACACGGGGGAGAAGTACTGGGGTCGTTTCGGCGCGGCGGGGCTGCTCGCCTACGATCCCTCGCGGGGCGTGCTGCTGCAGCACCGGGTCGCCTGGAGCCACTTCGGCGGCACCTGGGGGCTGCCCGGAGGGGCGCTCCACGAGGGCGAGAGCGCGATCCGCGGAGCGGTGCGCGAAGCGCAGGAAGAGGCGGGCGTGCCCGACGGCTCGGTGCGACCGCGGTTCACGAGCGTGCTCGATCTCGACATCTGGTCGTACACGACGGTCGTCGCCGACGTCGTCGAGCCGTTCGAGCCGGTGATCAGCGACCCGGAGAGCGTCGCGCTGGCCTGGGTTCCTGTCGACGAGATCGATGCGCTGCCTCTGCATCCGGGGTTCGGGGAGTCGTGGCCGCTGCTGAGGTCGCTGCTCGACGTGAGACCCGTTCTCGTCATCGACGCGGCCAACGTCGTGGGCTCGGTGCCCGACGGATGGTGGAAGGACCGCGCGGCTGCGGCGGGTCGTCTGAGGGATCGGCTGGCCGGGCTGGCGGCGCCGGCGGATGATCTCGGGCTCGACGCGACGACGTGGTTCCCGCAGGTCTCACTCGTGGTCGAGGGTCAGGCGCGGTCGCTGGCAGACGACGACGAGATCGTCGTGGTCAGGGCGGATGCCGGGGGCGACGACGCGATCGTCGATGAGGCCGTGCGGCTGACGTCGCTGGGGCGAGCGGTCACCGTGGTGACGAGCGATCGGGCGTTGCAGTCGCGGGCGGAAGCGGCTGGCGCCCGGATTCTGTCGGCGCGCGCACTGCTGAACACGATCGGGCGCTGA
- a CDS encoding ParA family protein: MGSSKAKAKKADDTPIGPTGRPYQGFATPEPLTSHGPARIIALCNQKGGVGKTTSTINLAAALAEYGRKVLAVDFDPQGALSAGLGVQTHDVPTVYDLLLDTKRDAHDAIVHTGVEGLDVMPANIDLSAAEVHLVNEVARETILSRVLRQVTAEYDVILIDCQPSLGLLTVNALTAAHGVLIPLECEFFALRGVALLIETIDKVRDRLNPSIKLDGLLATMYDPRTLHSREVLERVVEAFGDDVLETVIGRTVKFPDASVSGVPITEFAPEHAAAQAYLRLARELVARGAVA; this comes from the coding sequence GTGGGATCGTCCAAGGCGAAGGCGAAGAAGGCCGACGACACACCCATCGGACCCACCGGTCGGCCGTACCAGGGTTTCGCGACTCCTGAGCCGCTGACGTCGCACGGCCCCGCTCGCATCATCGCTCTGTGCAACCAGAAGGGCGGCGTCGGAAAGACGACATCGACCATCAACCTGGCAGCGGCCCTCGCCGAGTACGGGCGCAAGGTCCTCGCAGTCGACTTCGACCCGCAGGGCGCCCTGTCGGCAGGCCTCGGCGTCCAGACCCACGACGTGCCCACGGTGTACGACCTGCTCCTGGACACCAAGCGCGATGCGCACGACGCGATCGTGCACACCGGCGTCGAGGGCCTCGACGTGATGCCGGCCAACATCGACCTCTCGGCGGCCGAGGTGCACCTCGTGAACGAGGTCGCACGCGAGACGATCCTGTCGCGCGTGCTGCGCCAGGTGACGGCGGAGTACGACGTCATCCTGATCGACTGCCAACCGTCTCTCGGACTGCTCACCGTCAACGCGCTGACCGCTGCGCACGGCGTGCTGATCCCGCTCGAGTGCGAGTTCTTCGCGTTGCGGGGCGTGGCGCTGCTCATCGAGACGATCGACAAGGTGCGCGACCGGCTGAATCCCTCCATCAAGCTCGACGGCCTGCTCGCGACCATGTACGACCCACGGACGCTGCACTCCCGCGAAGTGCTCGAGCGCGTGGTCGAGGCATTCGGCGACGACGTCCTTGAGACGGTGATCGGTCGCACCGTGAAGTTCCCCGATGCCTCGGTGTCGGGTGTGCCCATCACCGAATTCGCGCCCGAGCACGCGGCCGCGCAGGCGTACCTGCGTCTGGCTCGGGAGCTGGTCGCCCGTGGTGCCGTCGCGTAG
- a CDS encoding RNA-binding S4 domain-containing protein, producing the protein MDAARIDSWLWAVRAYKTRSAATTACRAGHIRLNGDKVKAAQHVRIGDEVRIRISGFDRILIVRQILVKRVGAPVAALAYEDRTPEREPQAALGLRDRGAGRPTKRERREIDKLRGRDDDPFD; encoded by the coding sequence ATGGACGCGGCGCGGATCGACAGCTGGCTGTGGGCGGTGCGCGCCTACAAGACGCGTTCGGCGGCGACAACCGCGTGCCGTGCGGGACACATCCGGCTGAACGGCGACAAGGTCAAAGCAGCGCAGCACGTGCGCATCGGCGACGAGGTGCGCATCCGCATCTCGGGGTTCGACCGCATCCTCATCGTCCGCCAGATCCTGGTCAAACGCGTGGGCGCACCAGTTGCCGCCCTCGCCTACGAAGACCGCACACCCGAGCGCGAACCCCAGGCGGCACTCGGCCTGCGAGATCGCGGTGCCGGGCGACCGACCAAGCGCGAACGCCGCGAGATCGACAAGTTGCGCGGACGCGACGACGACCCCTTCGACTGA
- the cmk gene encoding (d)CMP kinase has product MTDTTTDFIAIDGPAGSGKSSVSKAVARKLGFGYLDTGSAYRALAWHVLDRGADTADADAVLAAASDFPVRLGLDPDDRTVRVGEADVTEAIRDPRVSGAVSGVARVPAVREQVNALFRTLVAEAPYDAVVVEGRDITTVVAPDAPVRILLTAAPEVRAARRAGELAGESAETVAAALHKRDASDSAVVDFLNAAEGVEVVDSTELDFTQTIDAVLTVIERLRGAPRG; this is encoded by the coding sequence ATGACTGACACCACTACAGACTTCATCGCGATCGACGGGCCTGCAGGCTCGGGCAAATCCAGCGTGTCCAAGGCGGTGGCCCGCAAGCTCGGCTTCGGCTACCTCGACACCGGCTCGGCCTATCGTGCGCTGGCCTGGCACGTGCTCGACCGCGGCGCCGACACGGCGGATGCCGACGCGGTTCTTGCCGCGGCATCCGACTTCCCCGTGCGTCTCGGCCTCGATCCCGACGACCGCACGGTGCGCGTCGGCGAGGCCGACGTCACCGAGGCGATCCGCGACCCTCGCGTCTCCGGCGCCGTCAGCGGCGTGGCCCGCGTGCCGGCCGTGCGCGAGCAGGTGAATGCGCTCTTCCGCACCCTTGTGGCGGAAGCCCCGTACGACGCGGTGGTCGTGGAAGGGCGCGACATCACCACGGTGGTCGCCCCCGACGCTCCCGTGCGCATCCTGCTGACCGCCGCCCCCGAGGTGCGCGCCGCTCGCCGTGCCGGCGAACTCGCGGGCGAGAGCGCCGAGACGGTGGCCGCCGCCCTGCACAAGCGCGACGCCTCCGACAGCGCCGTCGTCGACTTCCTGAACGCCGCCGAAGGCGTCGAAGTCGTCGATTCGACCGAATTGGATTTCACCCAGACCATCGATGCCGTACTCACGGTGATCGAACGACTCCGAGGAGCACCCCGTGGCTGA
- a CDS encoding DUF3892 domain-containing protein, with protein MSIEITHVRYGSTRKTEDEIVRYKWHSNETSESGENDKSSLVAWVEDDGKAYVGSGSGRSQVGVVKPSNAQAYLRTYADGQWNNNLLSLPTF; from the coding sequence ATGTCAATCGAAATTACGCATGTGCGTTACGGGAGCACGAGAAAGACGGAAGACGAGATCGTTCGCTACAAGTGGCATAGCAACGAGACGAGCGAGAGCGGCGAGAACGACAAGTCCAGCCTCGTAGCGTGGGTCGAAGACGATGGCAAGGCGTACGTCGGCAGCGGCAGCGGCCGATCCCAGGTGGGCGTGGTGAAGCCAAGCAATGCCCAGGCGTATCTTCGTACTTACGCCGACGGACAGTGGAACAACAATCTTCTGAGCCTGCCGACCTTCTAG
- the scpB gene encoding SMC-Scp complex subunit ScpB: protein MTDDPSTSSGTQREPVEAPLTEKVEAILLIIDEPIGLVALAAAVGAPVAAVRQTLETLVADYDGVGRGPRRGFELREVGGGWRLYVRDDHDDLVADFIGGQAPARLSQAALETLAVIAYKQPVTRSQVASIRAVNVDSVVRTLLARGLITEMFADSETGAINYGTTDALLQHLGINSIDELPPISPLLDDGADGFDEGVVR from the coding sequence ATGACCGATGACCCTTCGACAAGCTCAGGGACCCAGAGGGAACCCGTGGAGGCGCCGCTGACCGAGAAGGTCGAGGCCATCCTGCTCATCATCGACGAGCCGATCGGGCTGGTCGCGCTGGCGGCCGCCGTGGGCGCTCCGGTCGCCGCCGTCAGGCAGACCCTCGAGACCCTCGTCGCCGACTACGACGGAGTGGGCCGCGGCCCCCGCCGGGGGTTCGAGCTGCGCGAGGTCGGCGGAGGCTGGCGGCTGTACGTGCGAGACGACCACGACGACCTCGTCGCCGATTTCATCGGCGGTCAGGCGCCCGCCCGGCTCTCGCAGGCGGCGCTCGAGACGCTCGCCGTCATCGCCTACAAACAACCGGTGACCCGTAGTCAGGTAGCCTCTATCCGTGCCGTGAACGTCGATTCGGTCGTGCGCACGCTGCTCGCCCGCGGTCTGATCACCGAGATGTTCGCCGACTCAGAGACCGGCGCCATCAACTACGGCACGACCGACGCGCTGCTGCAGCACCTGGGGATCAACTCGATAGACGAGCTGCCCCCGATCTCGCCGCTTCTCGATGACGGCGCCGATGGTTTCGATGAAGGAGTGGTCCGATGA
- a CDS encoding pseudouridine synthase, producing the protein MTDSSAPEGIRLQKVLSAAGVASRRVIEDYIVEGRIRVNGEVVSELGRRIDPENDLVDVDGTAVQLDVSKRYVMLNKPTGVVSSMRDESGRPDLRRFTEDYEERLYNVGRLDAETSGLLLLTNDGDLAHVLAHPSFGVTKVYIAKVDGAVTAQTISKLTKGIELEDGPITADKARLLDTSRGSSLVELTLHSGRNRIVRRMMAAVGHPVTELVRRQFGPLHLGTLPAGKTRELTKIELGALLTLSRRDTRAGTSDGEQQENE; encoded by the coding sequence ATGACCGACAGTTCAGCCCCCGAGGGCATCCGCCTGCAGAAGGTGCTCTCCGCCGCGGGAGTCGCGTCGCGTCGCGTCATCGAGGACTACATCGTCGAGGGGCGCATCCGGGTGAACGGCGAAGTCGTCTCCGAGCTCGGCAGGCGCATCGATCCCGAGAACGATCTCGTCGACGTCGACGGCACGGCCGTGCAGCTCGACGTCTCGAAGCGCTACGTCATGCTCAACAAGCCCACCGGCGTCGTCAGCAGCATGCGCGACGAGAGCGGTCGGCCGGATCTCCGCCGGTTCACGGAGGACTACGAAGAGCGCCTGTACAACGTCGGCCGACTGGATGCCGAGACCAGCGGTCTCCTGCTCCTCACGAACGACGGCGATCTGGCGCACGTGCTCGCGCACCCCTCGTTCGGCGTCACGAAGGTGTACATCGCGAAGGTCGATGGCGCAGTCACGGCGCAGACGATCTCGAAGCTGACCAAGGGCATCGAGCTCGAAGACGGACCCATCACGGCAGACAAGGCGAGGCTGCTCGACACCTCGCGCGGGTCGAGCCTCGTCGAGCTCACCCTGCACTCCGGGCGCAACCGCATCGTCCGCCGCATGATGGCGGCGGTCGGCCACCCGGTGACCGAGCTCGTGCGTCGGCAGTTCGGGCCGCTCCACCTGGGAACCCTCCCGGCGGGGAAGACGCGGGAACTGACTAAAATCGAGTTGGGCGCGCTTCTTACTCTGTCGCGCCGTGATACCCGTGCCGGAACGAGCGACGGCGAGCAGCAGGAGAACGAGTGA